The Temnothorax longispinosus isolate EJ_2023e unplaced genomic scaffold, Tlon_JGU_v1 HiC_scaffold_26, whole genome shotgun sequence genome contains a region encoding:
- the LOC139824088 gene encoding uncharacterized protein, with translation MAEEKIVIQGSLGLEMAHALHKVPEAQKVTYLLHFIGSAAFDIICDKLAPAEPHDSTYAALTTALAEFYAPASLEIAEIFRFQTRKQQDGESIKEYVAALHKLSVNCNFGQYLKTALRNQFVYGFTSKRAQSRLLETRDLDFEKAIQIATSMELSETNALHWSPGAAAASIDYVGTQADKKPKGSKTSTSKNTSGRAGTKPRCGGRHLANKCKLPRDIICKKCGTPGHLQKVCMGGKRTNPDYTSVNQVKEIMLLERSGYRDKFYETMSVNNIPVKFEVDSGAAVTIE, from the exons ATGGCTGAGGAGAAGATAGTAATTCAAGGAAGTCTGGGCCTCGAGAT GGCTCACGCCCTGCATAAGGTCCCGGAAGCACAAAAGGTGACGTACTTACTACATTTTATCGGATCGGCTGCATTCGATATTATCTGCGACAAGCTGGCGCCGGCAGAACCACACGATAGCACTTACGCTGCCCTTACAACCGCCTTGGCAGAATTTTACGCGCCTGCATCATTAGAAATCGCCGAGATATTCCGCTTTCAAACCCGGAAACAACAAGACGGCGAGAGTATTAAGGAATACGTGGCTGCGTTGCACAAGCTCAGCGTAAATTGCAATTTCggacaatatttaaaaactgcaCTAAGGAATCAATTTGTGTACGGATTTACAAGCAAACGTGCACAATCCCGGCTGTTGGAAACGAGGGACTTGGATTTCGAGAAGGCGATCCAGATAGCGACTTCAATGGAACTGTCTGAGACGAACGCACTGCACTGGAGTCCTGGGGCAGCTGCAGCATCCATCGATTACGTGGGAACGCAGGCAGACAAGAAACCCAAAGGCTCCAAGACGTCAACATCGAAAAACACCAGTGGACGCGCGGGAACCAAACCAAG ATGCGGCGGTCGACATTTggcaaataaatgtaaattaccCAGAGACATCATTTGTAAGAAATGCGGTACACCAGGACATTTACAAAAAGTTTGTATGGGCGGAAAGCGGACCAACCCCGATTATACAAGTGTGAATCAGGTCAAGGAAATTATGTTATTGGAGCGAAGCGGGTACAGAGACAAATTCTACGAAACGATGTCCGTCAACAATATACCGGTAAAGTTCGAGGTAGATAGTGGTGCAGCGGTCACCATT gAGTAA